One Natronomonas gomsonensis genomic window, TCACCGCAGAGGCGTGGGAGACGGTTCGCAGCCACCTGTATGAACCCGGCTTCGCGTGGGACGTAGAACTGCTCGCGATGGCCGCCGCGCTCGGATTAGACGTCGAAGAGGTCCCAATCGAGTGGGAGGATAAACCGGGGTCGACTGTCGACCCGCTCTCGACGGCCGTCGACCTCGGGGCCGCGCTGTTGACCGCACGCCACCGCTCGAAACGGATTCAGGACAGTAGATTTCACGACGCAATCGCCGCGACACGGGACGAGACGGCGCTCGTCGACCGTCCCAACGAGGGTCGAGGAGGACACGGCCAGTGATGACGACAGCGGAGTCTGACACCCCAGACGACGAGCCGAGCACGGCAGACGAAGAGTATGGACTGCTTCAGCGCATCCAGGGCCGACTTCGCGCCCTCGTCGCCGCCGAGCGAATCGGCCAGTTCGTCTCCGTCGGCGTCGCCGGGGCAGGACTCGAAACCGTCATCGTTGCCCTGTTGACCTCCGGCATCATCGCGGGACTGACGGCCCCACCGCTGGCCGGCAAGGCGGTCGGCGCCGAGGCATCCATCACCCTGATGTTCCTCCTCAACGACCGCTGGACGTTCGCCGACGAGGGCGACAGCGGTGTTCGCTCGTTGATACGGCGTTACGCGAAATCTCACGCCGTCCGCCTCGGCGGCCTCTCGGTGGCCTTCGGCGTCCTGTATTTCCTCACCTCGTGGACCGACGTTCGACTCGTCGTCGGCGGGATAAACCTCTGGCCGACCGTCGCGAACGTCATCGGCATCGGCGTGGGGATGACGCTGAACTACGTCGCCGAGAGTCTCATCACCTGGCGGGTCCACGACTCGCGGTAGGATTCCACAGACGGCACGCACATCACAACCCTTAATGGTCGGACCCAAGTACGAAGATGTAGCGGGATGGGATAGCCAGGAGATTCCGCCGGGCTCATAACCCGGAGATCGGTAGTTCAAATCTACCTCCCGCTATCTTCTCCGAACGTTTTGCACGACGAGCTTTCTGCACGCCGGCAAAATCCATGCGAATCGCCGCTGGCGATTCGCTAGATGACGAGAGTCACCAGAGGCGACTCTCGAACCACTTCGATGAAAAAGACACGTCAGGCCTTCGGTCCCGCACCTCAGTTCGTTCGGCGCGGTAGAACCGTGAGCGCTCCGCGCTCACCGATACTCGAATTCGGCTGGGGCGGACAGATAGTGTGTTAACTTATTATCAGCGAGAGGATAGTACGCCGCCATGGCGGAGGACCTCCGACAGGTAATCAAAGGAAACGCACCGTCCCTATCGCTATTCATCATCGGCATGATACTCCTTACGGACCCGATTTTTGGTTTCTCACAAATGTTTCCCGATGGGGTATTTAGCCTGATATTCGGAACCCTGCTTCTCGCTAGTGGCGTTTTCCTGTACTGGTCTGAAAGGGGCTCAAGCGGTTAGTAAGTAGGTTTACTGACCGACTCTTTTAGCGGGTTCTCTCCGAAATCGTCTGTAATCGGAGCCTTCCACAAATCGGTCGATACAGGACATCTAACTGCCTTTTTGAGAAGAAAGCATCGTCTATATCCGGAATATTTTTTGCAGCAGCCGAATGTTTGTCTGCCACGTCTGCCAAGGGCCATAGTTGGAGAACGGTGAACGGGCGTTTCCGGGGGAGGTCGTGACGTGATTTCTGTTCGACAGTCTGGACAAAGGTAGCGGGAGCACTGGCCACTCGTAACGACATTCCAGTCACCGTCATACTGACTCTGGTGACTGCAGTTCGGACAAAAGAGCTCCCCCTTCGGAGAAGCATCCTGCTCGATTCGAGAATCGGTTGTCTGCTTGGGACTACTGACCATGTATTTTGGTCGTTTCGTACCGGTATACCTCGCTCGTTTTTTCACCCCCACAAATTTGTGAGCAAGTGAGTAACAGAACTCAACAAGACCCTCCATTCGGAGATATATTCACCCGATTCACAGGTCTATTGGCCGCTCTACAGAGGGAGTCGTTTTCTCCACGTTTTGCCGAATCGAACGGGACTTCTGGTTCCGCTGACCGTGCGAACGGTGACTCCGCCGCCGTGAGCAGAGTGGTTCGCCGAACGCGAACCCGGTGAAATAAAAAGTGGTTAGTAATCGCCGTCTTCGTCGACGATGACGACCTCGCCATCGATGACATCGACGTTGATGAGCGTCTTGGCGGTGTAGGGAGAGTCTTCGAGTTTGTTCTCGCCGCCGACCTTCTTGATGACGGCGACCACGTCGACGATGTCGGCGCCGATATCTTCGAGGGCGCCGCAGATAGCGGTGAGGGTGCCACCCGTCGAGAGCACGTCGTCGAGGACGAGAACGTTATCCCCGGCTTCGACATCGTTGATGAACATCTGGTTCTCGGAGTAGCCGGTCTCTTGGAACAACGGCGTCTCGCCGTCGAGTCCGTACTCCCGCTTTCGGATGACGACGAGCGGGATGTCGGTCATCAGCGAGACGGCCGTCGAGATGTGGATACCCATCGCGGCGGGCGTGACGATTTTGTCGACGTCTTCGAGTTGGGCCTTGCGGATGATTTTGATGACGATTTCGCGCAGGAGGCTCGGTTCGAGCATTGGGACGCCGTCGCTAATGGGGTGGACGAAGTAGTGATACCCCTCCTTCTCGATAATCGGCGCTTCGAGCAACGACTGCCGAAGTTGGTCCATGTCCGCCGTACTGGAAGCGAGCGGTAAAAGTTGACGATAGCGATTTACCCGAACGGGAGTGCGCGTCCACCGACGAAGGCGAAGTGCCACAGTCCTGCGAGAACGAGGAAAACGGTACTCGAGGCGGCCGCGAGGCCAAATGCGACGGCACCGACGCGGTCCGCACGGCGGCCGGTGGCGTCGAAGAGTACCCACGTCGCCAGCAGGCCGGCAGTGCCGAGACCGACGAGGGCGTGAGTCTGGACCGCCTCACCCCGGGTCGCATCGACGACCCACAGGTAGACGACGAGCAGTTGGCCGCCGACGAGGATGCCCGAAACGTAGGTGAACCCGAGCAGAACAAGCCGTTCCGAGAGAACGCGCCTGACGGACTCCATCCGCACGAGGGCATAGATAGCGATAGGGAACAGCGCGATGAGATACCGGACGGTGATGGTCGCATGGAGCGGGAGCCGCGGGAGATAGACCAGCGTCAACGCCATGGCGTAAACGGCGACGAAGGCGTCGACGGTGCCAATCGCCGAGAGTCGGCGGCGTTCGAGGACCGACCGAAGGCCAGCGCGGAGGTCCGTCCGAACGGCGATGATGGGGACAGCGAGCAACGCCGCCGCCAGCGGCATCGCTTCGAGAAAGGCGAGTCGAATCGCTTCGCCGGCGTCACGGGCTGCAACGTCGGCGATGTAGCCTCCTCGAACGAAGGTGTGATACAGCCGTCCGGACTCGCCGACGAGTGTCCGGACGCCCCTGCGGTACAATCCCAGGACGACATCGAGGGCGCCGGCGAAGGCGTCAACGGAGTCGGAACCGGAGCCTGCCGCCGAGTCACCCCTGCGAGCGAGACTCCCATCCCCGCCGGCGCTGAGCACCCGTGGAGGTTGTGCAGCGTTGCCGCTGATGAGATAGTTCGTCACGAACATCGGGACGACGGCGGCGACACACGTCGCCCCGGCGGTCGCGAGCGACCGGAGGTTTCGGCCGGCCGTCGGCACGTCGACCGCGAGAACGGCGAGGAGGAGAATCATCCCTTCGGCCGCGCTGACCCATGCCGCGACGCCGACCGGTGCGTAGGCGGCGGCGCGAAACCGAACGTCGACGGCGTCGCCCTCGCGACTCCGATACAGGAGGTACATCGAAGCGACGACGCACAGCGTGACGAGGACGTGGCGCTTCGGGAACTGTGCCCAGAAGCCGACGGGAGTCGCCAAACTCGCGGCGAATCCGGCGGCGAAGCCGATTCGACGGTCGTAGGCGCGCGCGAGGAGGCGATAGCAGACGACACCGACGAGTGCGGCAGCGACCATCGTCTGCATCTGGAGTGCGATGAGGTAGTGGCGGTCGGCGTCGATGGCCGTCGCCCCGACGATGATGATGACAAATCCGGTTAGTGCGAGGACGCTTCCGGCGTAGTTAGCGTGTTTCGGATACGCCAGTTCCTGCCCGACCAAGCGAGCGAGGCCGACGACGAGGAGTGCCCAGATGCCCGCCAGCGCGACCCGGAGATCGGCGACGGCGGCCATCGCCTCGACGAACAACAGGAACGGCACGGCGAGAAACACCTGCCCGTAGTTGCGGCCATACAGCCGTCCGTCGACCGTCCCGGTTCCAGGCGTTTCGAGACCAGCCCCGTAGACGGCCTCGTCGAGATATAGATGCCCGTCAGCGACCGCAACGAGGGCGTTCGCGACTGTGTAGCTGTCCGTGATGACGATGCCGATTCGCCAGTAAACGGCGTACACCGAAAGCGTCGCGAGGAGGAGGATAACACCGTATCGGTCGCCAAGGACGGCACGGCCGAACCGTCGGAGCCGTCGTTTCACCGTTTCACCTCGATAGTGACGTTACGCTCGACGAGCAGTCGGTCGCTCCGCTCGTCGTAGACGTAGACCCGAACCATCCCGTCGTATCGCGTTTCGTCGACTCGGTCCGGCGCTATCGTGGAGGGCGAAAAGGCGAGGTCATAGCGGCCTTCGTAGCCATCGTCGAGGAACGTGACGCTCGTTCGGGAGTGGTTCAAACCCTCAACAGCGAGTTCGTAGGCGATTGTGGGTTGGCCGGACACCGTCGAGACGCGAATCCGAGCGGGGTCGAGACGGAGGGTGTAGGGACCGGAGCCGTAGTTCGACTGCGTGAGCGTCGCGGTGTCGGGAACCGTCTCGACGGTGACGTTCGCGGTTCCGGACCCCGGAGCGAACGACTGCTCGTCGGTCAGCGAGAGACCGACGAGTGGTCCCGACGCCACGGACACGCCGATGACGACGGCGATAGTGGCTGCGACGACGGCTCGGTCCGAGCGCATCGATACCCCCAAGCGGTCCTGCCGGTATAAAAACTCCGAGCGACTACGAACTCGACCCGTCCCACCGACCGATGACGTAGGTCCGTTCGCCGGCGCCCGCTACCCAGACGATGCGAACGCTCGCACCGCGTTCGACCCCGTTGACGGTGATAGAATCTCCCGAACTGATTGTTCCGGTGCCACCCCACGCCCGGGTGCCGGTGACGCTCCCGTTGGCGTCGCGGACGAGGACGAACACCTCATCGGCGGCGAAGGAGTCCCCAGTGTCGTGGGTAATCGTGAGTTCCCCGGCCACCTCGTCGTGGATGTAATCGAAGGCGACCTTCGGAACGTCGTCGCCGGGCGTCGTGAAGTTCTGGAAGACGACGAACCCGAAGAACAGCGACAGAATGACCGCTAAGCCGACGATGACGACCATTCCGGTCACCTCGTTTTGTGCGCGGTCGTCGAACACGCTTGCGCGTTCACCACCGACCAGCAAAAGTCCTCGTTCGAGCACTGCTCACTCGGTCAACTCGGCCGCGAGCGCATCGGCGATGTGCCCGCCGATTTCGGTCTTGCTGCCTCGGTGGCTGGCGACGGAATCCGGCCGGACCAGCAGGATTCGGCTGGTGTCGTTGCCCATCACGCTCGCGTCGTTGCCGACGACGAAGGCGAGGTCGGCCCGTTCGAGCGTCTCGCGGGCCTTCTCGACGAGGGCGTCGTCGTCGCCCGACGTTTCGACTTTGAACCCGACGATGGGTAGCTCCGGGTAGTCGGCGCGAATCGTATCGATGAGTTTCGGCGTCGGTTCAAGGTCCAGCGACAACTGTTGACCCGAGCGTATCTTCTCGGGCGCCGCTTCGACGGTGTAGTCGCTGATTGCGGCCGCCGAGACGAGCGCGTCGGCATCGTCGACGACCGAGCGGACGCCGTCGAGCATTTCGGCAGCGCTTTCGACCTCGATGACGTCGGCGTACGGTAAATCCGGGCCGTCGTGAACGACGGTCACCTCGGCACCGCGGACGTAGCAGGCCTTCGCGACCGCCCGGCCGGTCCGACCCGACGACCGATTCGACAGCACCCGGACCGGGTCGATGGACTCGCTCGTCGCACCGCTGGTGACGACGACGTGTTGCCCGGCGAGGGGGTTCTCGCCGGTCGCGCGGGCCACGTCGAGGACGATGGATTCCTCGGTCGCTATCTTCGCTTTCCCCTCTTCGAGTCGCGGGTCGACAAAGTCGACGCCCCACGACTCCAGCGTCTCGATGGCATCGAGGACGCCGGGGTGGTCGTACATCGGCGCGTGCATCGCCGGGGCGACGACGACGGGGAGGTCAGCACCCAGAGCGGTCGTCGCGGTCGTGGTCACGGGCGTGTCGTCGACGGCGCTCGCGACCTTTCCGATGGTGTTGGCCGTCGACGGCGCCAGCAGCAACACGTCGGCCCACCCGTCGTACCCGCCCAACTCGACGTGTTCGACCGACCCCGTTATTTCGGTGACGACCGGATTGTCGGTGGCGAACTCCAGGGCCCAGGGGTGGATGATACCGGTCGCCGCGTCGGTCATCACCGCGCGCACGTCGGCGCCCTGCCGTCGGAGTTCGTGGGCCAGTTCGACCGTCTTCACCGCCGCGATGGAACCCGACACCCCGAGCGCGACGTTGACACCATCGAGCATCGGCGGATGTTCGACGCCCCCGAATAAAAACCATCGTGCCGTCCTCGGGCGTCACGACCCGAATCCTGACACGTTCACCCACGGGGCTTAAACCCACGCCGCATGCACGGGAGAACAGCCAATCCGTTGTGGAGTTCCACGACATGTATGGCGATTCAGTTCCCAAGCGACGGAGACGCCTGGATTTCAGAGTACGGCGAGTTGCTCAACGACAACGACGACTACGACAACGCCAGCGAGGGCTGGGGCGACGGCTTCAACGGTGATTTCCTCTTCGTCGTCGAACCGGACGACGCCTACGACGGCGAGGAGGTGTACTTCTTCCTCGGATTGGTGAACGGCGAGTGTACGGACGCCTACGAGGTCGAAGACCCCGAAGAGGAGGACTACGGCTTCGTCTTCCGTGGCCCCTACTCCAACTGGGTTCGACTGTTCGAGGGCGAACTCGGCCCCGTCGACGGGATGATGTCCGGGGAGTTCGAAATCGAGGGCGACATGCAGAAAGTACTGCAGTACAGCGAGGCCGCCGTCGAGATGACCGAAACGGGCCGGGACATCGACACCGACTTCGAGTACTGAGTTCGTTACTCCCCTTCTTCGCGGCGCTTCTCGACGACGCTCGGATGCATCGTCGGTTCGTCGGGGTGGTGGTCTTCGAACGCCTCGACCATCACTTCCATCGACTCCCGCTCGCGGCGGCGGCGCTCTTCTTCGTCGATTTCCTCACACCCCGGCGGCACCTCCCGGCCGCGTTCGGTGAAGTACCCCTCCGGGGCGACCCAGTCGTGGTAGTAGGGCACTTCGGAGTCGTCGACGAGCGTCAGCGCCACGTCGGCGCCGTGGCCCGCACAGACGACCGTCTGGTGGGCTTTTTCGGCGATGCGGCCGGCCGCGTACAGGCCGTCGACGCCCGTCCGGCCGTCGTCGTCGATGTCGACGTAGGTCTTCGAGCCGCGTTTGGTGAGGCCGACGCCGTCGATGGCCTCGAGGTAGTCCGTGTCGGCCCACGACGCCACGAGGACGTAGTCGGCCCGGAGGTCGAACTCCTCGTCGCCCTCGACGCGGAGTTGAAACCCCTCCTCGCCCAGTTCGAGGTTCGTCACGAGTCCCTGTTCGAACAGACAGCCGTTGCGGCCCGCCTGGGCTTCGAGTAACTCGATGAACAGCCGGGAGTTGACGCCGGCCGGAAACCCGGGGACGTTTTCGAGGTGGGCGTTCCGACGGAGCAGGGATTCGCCGTGGTCGACGACGACGGTGTCGAATCCAGCTCGTGCGAGGAACGTTCCTGCTGTCAGTCCGGTGACGCCGCCGCCGACGACGGCGACGCGGGGAGATTCGGCTTCGCTCATACCCGGCCGTTTTCATCCACCCCCTACAAACGCCCCGGTTCG contains:
- a CDS encoding SCP2 sterol-binding domain-containing protein, with translation MAIQFPSDGDAWISEYGELLNDNDDYDNASEGWGDGFNGDFLFVVEPDDAYDGEEVYFFLGLVNGECTDAYEVEDPEEEDYGFVFRGPYSNWVRLFEGELGPVDGMMSGEFEIEGDMQKVLQYSEAAVEMTETGRDIDTDFEY
- the hpt gene encoding hypoxanthine/guanine phosphoribosyltransferase; protein product: MDQLRQSLLEAPIIEKEGYHYFVHPISDGVPMLEPSLLREIVIKIIRKAQLEDVDKIVTPAAMGIHISTAVSLMTDIPLVVIRKREYGLDGETPLFQETGYSENQMFINDVEAGDNVLVLDDVLSTGGTLTAICGALEDIGADIVDVVAVIKKVGGENKLEDSPYTAKTLINVDVIDGEVVIVDEDGDY
- a CDS encoding FAD-dependent oxidoreductase, with the protein product MSEAESPRVAVVGGGVTGLTAGTFLARAGFDTVVVDHGESLLRRNAHLENVPGFPAGVNSRLFIELLEAQAGRNGCLFEQGLVTNLELGEEGFQLRVEGDEEFDLRADYVLVASWADTDYLEAIDGVGLTKRGSKTYVDIDDDGRTGVDGLYAAGRIAEKAHQTVVCAGHGADVALTLVDDSEVPYYHDWVAPEGYFTERGREVPPGCEEIDEEERRRRERESMEVMVEAFEDHHPDEPTMHPSVVEKRREEGE
- a CDS encoding type IV pilin, whose translation is MLERGLLLVGGERASVFDDRAQNEVTGMVVIVGLAVILSLFFGFVVFQNFTTPGDDVPKVAFDYIHDEVAGELTITHDTGDSFAADEVFVLVRDANGSVTGTRAWGGTGTISSGDSITVNGVERGASVRIVWVAGAGERTYVIGRWDGSSS
- the coaBC gene encoding bifunctional phosphopantothenoylcysteine decarboxylase/phosphopantothenate--cysteine ligase CoaBC translates to MLDGVNVALGVSGSIAAVKTVELAHELRRQGADVRAVMTDAATGIIHPWALEFATDNPVVTEITGSVEHVELGGYDGWADVLLLAPSTANTIGKVASAVDDTPVTTTATTALGADLPVVVAPAMHAPMYDHPGVLDAIETLESWGVDFVDPRLEEGKAKIATEESIVLDVARATGENPLAGQHVVVTSGATSESIDPVRVLSNRSSGRTGRAVAKACYVRGAEVTVVHDGPDLPYADVIEVESAAEMLDGVRSVVDDADALVSAAAISDYTVEAAPEKIRSGQQLSLDLEPTPKLIDTIRADYPELPIVGFKVETSGDDDALVEKARETLERADLAFVVGNDASVMGNDTSRILLVRPDSVASHRGSKTEIGGHIADALAAELTE
- a CDS encoding GtrA family protein, which translates into the protein MTTAESDTPDDEPSTADEEYGLLQRIQGRLRALVAAERIGQFVSVGVAGAGLETVIVALLTSGIIAGLTAPPLAGKAVGAEASITLMFLLNDRWTFADEGDSGVRSLIRRYAKSHAVRLGGLSVAFGVLYFLTSWTDVRLVVGGINLWPTVANVIGIGVGMTLNYVAESLITWRVHDSR